In a single window of the Drosophila miranda strain MSH22 chromosome XL, D.miranda_PacBio2.1, whole genome shotgun sequence genome:
- the LOC117186953 gene encoding copper-transporting ATPase 1-like, whose product MTSKVTLFVPPQVCSLARALTIVGAAEQNSEHPIASAIVLFAKDVLNVGPAAAAQQGGNFGKSSHFQAVPGCGIRVSVSNYEQTLRQACNAERIINYENLYRQHPQSSINVENGATVEHLMPQRDVRKSMDVAQQQLLALEGVVGEEQQKLIDGPEIRVLIGNREWMQRNAIEVPLEICDCMTHEERKGHTAVLCALNGQLVCMFAVSDMVKPEAHLAVYTLKRMGIDVVLLTGDNKNTAASIAREVGIRTVYAEVLPSHKVAKIQRIQQHGIRVAMVGDGVNDSPALAQADVGITIAAGTDVAAEASDIVLMRNDLLDVVACLDLSRCTVRRIRYNFFFASMYNLLGIPLASGLFAPYGFTLLPWMASVAMAASSVSVVCSSLLLKMYRKPTAKTLRTAEYEAHLAAERARRNGSSSESELDNLSLHRGLDDLPEVGGKRLAFKRSNTSLISRILMQGNGGIGGHSSTDKHEEGLLDPEDQYDGRTKIVKSRYLSDSTELQKL is encoded by the exons ATGACCAGCAAGGTCACCCTCTTCGTGCCGCCCCAAGTGTGCAGCCTGGCCCGTGCCTTGACCATTGTGGGAGCTGCCGAACAGAACAGCGAACATCCCATTGCCTCGGCCATTGTGCTCTTTGCCAAGGACGTGCTCAACGTGGGACCGGCTGCCGCCGCCCAGCAGGGCGGAAATTTCGGCAAGAGTTCACATTTCCAGGCAGTGCCGGGATGCGGCATTCGCGTGAGCGTCTCCAACTACGAGCAGACACTGCGACAGGCCTGCAATGCAGAGCGGATCATCAACTACGAGAATCTGTACCGGCAGCATCCACAGAGCTCCATCAATGTGGAGAATGGGGCCACTGTGGAGCATCTGATGCCACAGCGGGATGTGCGCAAGTCCATGGATGTGGCgcaacagcagctgctggcaCTTGAGGGCGTTGTCGGCGAGGAGCAGCAGAAGCTGATCGACGGGCCGGAGATACGAGTGCTGATTGGCAATCGCGAGTGGATGCAGCGGAATGCCATCGAAGTGCCGCTGGAGATCTGCGACTGTATGACGCACGAGGAGCGCAAAGGGCACACGGCGGTGCTGTGCGCCCTGAACGGGCAGTTGGTGTGCATGTTCGCCGTCTCGGATATGGTCAAGCCGGAGGCACATTTGGCCGTGTACACGCTCAAGCGTATGGGCATCGATGTGGTCCTGCTGACGGGCGACAACAAGAACACGGCAGCGAGCATAGCAAGAGAA GTTGGCATTCGGACAGTGTATGCGGAGGTGCTGCCATCCCATAAGGTGGCCAAAATCCAAAGGATCCAGCAGCACGGCATACGCGTGGCCATGGTCGGGGATGGTGTGAACGACAGCCCGGCACTGGCGCAGGCCGATGTGGGCATCACGATAGCTGCGGGCACAGATGTTGCTGCCGAGGCCTCGGACATTGTCCTGATGCGCAACGATCTGCTGGATGTGGTCGCCTGTCTGGATCTCTCGCGGTGCACAGTGCGTCGCATACGATATAACTTTTTCTTTGCCAGCATGTACAATCTGTTGGGCATACCGCTGGCCAGCGGACTGTTTGCCCCATATGGTTTCACCCTGCTGCCGTGGATGGCCTCGGTGGCAATGGCCGCCAGTTCGGTGAGCGTTGTGTGCTCctcgctgctgctgaagaTGTACCGCAAGCCGACGGCCAAGACACTGCGCACGGCCGAGTATGAGGCGCATCTGGCCGCCGAGCGGGCGCGTCGCAATGGCTCCTCATCGGAGTCGGAGCTGGACAACCTGTCGCTGCATCGGGGCCTCGACGATCTGCCCGAAGTCGGTGGCAAGCGGTTGGCCTTCAAGCGTTCAAACACTTCGCTCATTTCGAGGATCCTTATGCAGGGAAACGGTGGCATTGGCGGTCACTCGTCGACGGACAAGCATGAGGAGGGACTCCTCGATCCCGAGGACCAGTACGACGGACGCACCAAAATCGTGAAGAGCCGATACCTGAGCGACAGCACAGAGCTTCAAAAGCTGTGA
- the LOC108157533 gene encoding nardilysin, with translation MCSLYVELVEVHVLEQLYAAATAGISYGFTVGEKGLVLKVRGYNEKLHLVVEAIAQAIVSVADSLEESILNNYRDNLRELYFYELIKSPLLCRDIRACVIEESHWLTIDKYKSINGITLEEFKAFAQRFPQELYIQALIEGNYTELSACSLLNTVISRLQCRAISEPQLLEDSVKELPQGSHCTLCNALNDRDANTVIMNYYQIGPNTIRVQSILDLMMEILEDPIHEYLCTQEKLCYEVYARVRLYYGIVGYSITASSHQTKKGAKNLERGIDQFHHAMLQILNKMRDDEFLRSKEKLIQAKLAPDDSLAMESDRHWEEIINGDFLFDRNQQ, from the exons ATGTGCTCTTTGTACGTCGAGTTAGTGGAGGTCCATGTACTCGAGCAGCTCTATGCGGCTGCCACTGCGGGCATAAGCTATGGCTTCACTGTCGGGGAAAAGGGTCTTGTGCTCAAGGTGCGGGGCTACAACGAGAAGCTCCATCTGGTGGTGGAGGCCATTGCCCAGGCGATTGTGAGTGTGGCCGACAGTCTCGAGGAGTCCATCCTAAATAACTATCGCGACAATCTCCGGGAGCTCTATTTTTATGAGTTGATCAAGTCGCCGCTGCTTTGCAG GGACATTCGCGCATGTGTGATTGAGGAGTCTCATTGGCTGACCATCGACAAGTACAAGAGCATCAATGGCATCACTTTGGAGGAATTCAAGGCCTTTGCTCAACGGTTCCCTCAGGAGCTGTACATTCAGGCCCTCATTGAGGGCAACTACACGGAGCTGTCCGCCTGCAGTTTGTTAAATACGGTGATCAGTCGCCTCCAATGTCGGGCCATTTCAGAGCCCCAATTGCTGGAGGACAGTGTGAAGGAATTGCCACAAGGTAGCCACTGCACTCTCTGTAATGCCCTCAACGATCGCGATGCCAACACGGTGATCATGAACTACTATCAAATCGGACCGAATACGATCCGAGTGCAGAGCATCCTCGATCTGATGATGGAAATCCTTGAGGACCCCATCCATGAATATCTGTGCACACAGGAGAAACTGTGCTACGAGGTGTACGCCAGAGTACGGCTCTATTATGGCATTGTTGGGTACTCAATTACTGCCTCGTCGCATCAAACGAAAAAGGGAGCCAAGAATTTGGAGCGGGGCATCGATCAATTCCACCACGCGATGCTACAGATCCTCAACAAAATGCGCGACGATGAGTTTTTGCGCTCCAAGGAGAAACTCATTCAGGCGAAGCTCGCCCCTGACGACAGCCTGGCCATGGAATCGGATCGCCATTGGGAGGAGATTATCAATGGGGATTTTCTGTTCGATCGGAATCAACAATAG
- the LOC117186950 gene encoding nardilysin-like isoform X2 yields MRSILLQNGLKALIVSDPDPVSTGDSVGYKTAALALTVDCGSFKDPQNFRGLTHVLEHLLHMDGIFTSHVKQCGGFSNVRADCEETMFYFEVPELHLTSTLLHLTALLIKQDVLERERLPIIADLRQEVEDYQAQRNLLLASLAADNYPHELYDWDNLAELKEKDPEDALAAMIQQLRRDNYAANHMHVCLQASLSLKELEKMICRHFGVIPSNGMESVNLTRLDYRTAFRPEFHENVFYVTSSDGGCRLDLTWLLPSVRQYYRSKPEAFLAYLLSQEGPGSLCVYLRHRRWSVSLLAGVDDNGFNLNSIYSLFKLSIHLTDEGYKHIDGVLAATFAYIKLIAASDSAVLRPLYDKQQLIEEARFRFQTHRTALYNVQDLVLSSKYYPGKDVLTARGLYYEYSDQHMSEMIGFLNKMDFNMVITSGDTYVGDSPSPCPTNGRNCGTNSIPSRSCACQNPMPLWPRILGYFGWNWVNRTYRRAPRS; encoded by the exons ATGAG GTCCATTTTGCTCCAGAATGGCCTAAAAGCCTTGATCGTTTCGGACCCCGATCCAGTGAGCACTGGGGACTCTGTTGGCTACAAAACGGCCGCCCTTGCCCTGACGGTCGACTGCGGTTCGTTCAAAGATCCGCAGAATTTTCGCGGCCTGACGCACGTTTTGGAGCATCTGCTCCACATGGACGGCATCTTCACGTCGCATGTGAAACAATGTGGGGGCTTCAGCAACGTCAGAGCCGATTGCGAGGAGACGATGTTCTACTTTGAAGTGCCCGAGCTGCACCTAACCTCGACTCTGTTGCACCTGACGGCCCTGCTGATCAAACAGGATGTCCTAGAGCGCGAGAGGCTGCCGATCATAGCGGATCTTCGGCAAGAGGTCGAGGACTACCAGGCGCAGCGGAatctgctgctggccagcCTGGCCGCCGACAACTATCCGCATGAGCTGTACGACTGGGACAATTTGGCCGAGCTCAAGGAGAAGGATCCCGAGGATGCCCTCGCCGCGATGATCCAACAGCTGCGACGCGACAATTATGCGGCCAATCACATGCACGTATGCCTGCAGGCAAGCCTCTCCCTCAAGGAGCTGGAGAAGATGATCTGCCGCCACTTTGGTGTGATACCAAGCAACGGCATGGAGTCGGTAAATCTCACACGGCTCGATTATCGCACCGCCTTCCGTCCGGAGTTTCACGAGAATGTGTTCTATGTGACTTCCTCGGATGGCGGATGTCGGCTGGACCTGACATGGCTGCTGCCCAGTGTCCGGCAGTATTACCGCAGCAAGCCGGAGGCGTTCCTGGCCTATTTGCTCAGCCAGGAGGGTCCTGGCAGTCTCTGTGTCTACCTGCGGCATCGCCGTTGGTCGGTCTCTCTGCTGGCTGGCGTCGATGATAATGGCTTCAATCTCAACTCCATCTATTCGCTGTTCAAGCTGTCCATCCACCTCACCGACGAAGGCTACAAGCACATCGATGGGGTGCTGGCCGCGACCTTTGCCTATATAAAGCTCATCGCTGCCTCGGACTCGGCGGTACTGCGGCCTTTGTATGACAAACAGCAGTTGATTGAGGAGGCCAGATTCCGTTTCCAGACCCATCGTACGGCCCTCTACAACGTACAGGATCTGGTGCTATCTAGCAAATATTATCCGGGTAAGGATGTGCTCACCGCCAGGGGCCTCTACTACGAATACAGCGACCAGCACATGTCCGAAATGATTGGATTTCTGAACAAAATGGACTTCAATATGGTGATTACCTCGGGGGATACGTACGTGGGCGACAGCCCCAGCCCATGCCCGACCAATGGAAGAAATTGTGGCACGAATTCAATCCCATCGAGGAGCTGTGCCTGCCAGAACCCAATGCCTTTGTGGCCGAGGATTTTAGGATATTTTGGCTGGAACTGGGTAAACCGGACCTACCGCCGTGCCCCAAGAAGCTGA
- the LOC117186950 gene encoding nardilysin-like isoform X1, with translation MAENVDIEIDNLQVAMEPVFSPENLETDVPDQSENDKKSYKSILLQNGLKALIVSDPDPVSTGDSVGYKTAALALTVDCGSFKDPQNFRGLTHVLEHLLHMDGIFTSHVKQCGGFSNVRADCEETMFYFEVPELHLTSTLLHLTALLIKQDVLERERLPIIADLRQEVEDYQAQRNLLLASLAADNYPHELYDWDNLAELKEKDPEDALAAMIQQLRRDNYAANHMHVCLQASLSLKELEKMICRHFGVIPSNGMESVNLTRLDYRTAFRPEFHENVFYVTSSDGGCRLDLTWLLPSVRQYYRSKPEAFLAYLLSQEGPGSLCVYLRHRRWSVSLLAGVDDNGFNLNSIYSLFKLSIHLTDEGYKHIDGVLAATFAYIKLIAASDSAVLRPLYDKQQLIEEARFRFQTHRTALYNVQDLVLSSKYYPGKDVLTARGLYYEYSDQHMSEMIGFLNKMDFNMVITSGDTYVGDSPSPCPTNGRNCGTNSIPSRSCACQNPMPLWPRILGYFGWNWVNRTYRRAPRS, from the exons ATGGCGGAGAATGTAGACATAGAAATAGATAAT TTACAAGTGGCAATGGAGCCGGTATTCAGCCCTGAGAATCTAGAGACGGACGTTCCAGATCAATCGGAAAACGACAAAAAATCGTACAA GTCCATTTTGCTCCAGAATGGCCTAAAAGCCTTGATCGTTTCGGACCCCGATCCAGTGAGCACTGGGGACTCTGTTGGCTACAAAACGGCCGCCCTTGCCCTGACGGTCGACTGCGGTTCGTTCAAAGATCCGCAGAATTTTCGCGGCCTGACGCACGTTTTGGAGCATCTGCTCCACATGGACGGCATCTTCACGTCGCATGTGAAACAATGTGGGGGCTTCAGCAACGTCAGAGCCGATTGCGAGGAGACGATGTTCTACTTTGAAGTGCCCGAGCTGCACCTAACCTCGACTCTGTTGCACCTGACGGCCCTGCTGATCAAACAGGATGTCCTAGAGCGCGAGAGGCTGCCGATCATAGCGGATCTTCGGCAAGAGGTCGAGGACTACCAGGCGCAGCGGAatctgctgctggccagcCTGGCCGCCGACAACTATCCGCATGAGCTGTACGACTGGGACAATTTGGCCGAGCTCAAGGAGAAGGATCCCGAGGATGCCCTCGCCGCGATGATCCAACAGCTGCGACGCGACAATTATGCGGCCAATCACATGCACGTATGCCTGCAGGCAAGCCTCTCCCTCAAGGAGCTGGAGAAGATGATCTGCCGCCACTTTGGTGTGATACCAAGCAACGGCATGGAGTCGGTAAATCTCACACGGCTCGATTATCGCACCGCCTTCCGTCCGGAGTTTCACGAGAATGTGTTCTATGTGACTTCCTCGGATGGCGGATGTCGGCTGGACCTGACATGGCTGCTGCCCAGTGTCCGGCAGTATTACCGCAGCAAGCCGGAGGCGTTCCTGGCCTATTTGCTCAGCCAGGAGGGTCCTGGCAGTCTCTGTGTCTACCTGCGGCATCGCCGTTGGTCGGTCTCTCTGCTGGCTGGCGTCGATGATAATGGCTTCAATCTCAACTCCATCTATTCGCTGTTCAAGCTGTCCATCCACCTCACCGACGAAGGCTACAAGCACATCGATGGGGTGCTGGCCGCGACCTTTGCCTATATAAAGCTCATCGCTGCCTCGGACTCGGCGGTACTGCGGCCTTTGTATGACAAACAGCAGTTGATTGAGGAGGCCAGATTCCGTTTCCAGACCCATCGTACGGCCCTCTACAACGTACAGGATCTGGTGCTATCTAGCAAATATTATCCGGGTAAGGATGTGCTCACCGCCAGGGGCCTCTACTACGAATACAGCGACCAGCACATGTCCGAAATGATTGGATTTCTGAACAAAATGGACTTCAATATGGTGATTACCTCGGGGGATACGTACGTGGGCGACAGCCCCAGCCCATGCCCGACCAATGGAAGAAATTGTGGCACGAATTCAATCCCATCGAGGAGCTGTGCCTGCCAGAACCCAATGCCTTTGTGGCCGAGGATTTTAGGATATTTTGGCTGGAACTGGGTAAACCGGACCTACCGCCGTGCCCCAAGAAGCTGA
- the LOC117186970 gene encoding copper-transporting ATPase 2-like isoform X2, whose product MTSKVTLFVPPQVCSLARALTIVGAAEQNSEHPIASAIVLFAKDMLNVGPAAAAQQGRNFGKSSHFQAVPGCGIRVSVSNYEQTLRQACNAERIINYENLYRQHPQSSINVENGATVEHLMPQRDVRKSMEVAQQQLLALEGVVGEEQQKLIDGPEIRVLIGNREWMQRNAIEVPLEICDCMTHEERKGHTAVLCALNGQLVCMFAVSDMVKPEAHLAVYTLKRMGIDVVLLTGDNKNTAASIAREVGIRTVYAEVLPSH is encoded by the exons ATGACCAGCAAGGTCACCCTCTTCGTGCCGCCCCAAGTGTGCAGCCTGGCCCGTGCCTTGACCATTGTGGGAGCTGCCGAACAGAACAGCGAACATCCCATTGCCTCGGCCATTGTGCTCTTTGCCAAGGACATGCTCAACGTGGGACCGGCTGCCGCCGCCCAGCAGGGCAGAAATTTCGGCAAGAGTTCACATTTCCAGGCAGTGCCGGGATGCGGCATTCGCGTGAGCGTCTCCAACTACGAGCAGACACTGCGACAGGCCTGCAATGCAGAGCGGATCATCAACTACGAGAATCTGTACCGGCAGCATCCACAGAGCTCCATCAATGTGGAGAATGGGGCCACTGTGGAGCATCTGATGCCACAGCGGGATGTGCGCAAGTCCATGGAAGTGGCgcaacagcagctgctggcaCTTGAGGGCGTTGTCGGCGAGGAGCAGCAGAAGCTGATCGACGGGCCGGAGATACGAGTGCTGATTGGCAATCGCGAGTGGATGCAGCGGAATGCCATCGAAGTGCCGCTGGAGATCTGCGACTGTATGACGCACGAGGAGCGCAAAGGGCACACGGCGGTGCTGTGCGCCCTGAACGGGCAGTTGGTGTGCATGTTCGCCGTCTCGGATATGGTCAAGCCGGAGGCACATTTGGCCGTGTACACGCTCAAGCGTATGGGCATCGATGTGGTCCTGCTGACGGGCGACAACAAGAACACGGCAGCGAGCATAGCAAGAGAA GTTGGCATTCGGACAGTGTATGCGGAGGTGCTGCCATCCCATTAG
- the LOC117186970 gene encoding nardilysin-like isoform X1 yields MNYYQIGPNTIRVQSILDLMMEILEDPIYEYLCTQEKLRYEVYARVRLYYGIVGYSITASSHQTKKGAKNLERGIDQFHHAMLQILNKMRDDEFLRSKEKLIQAKLAPDDSLAMESDRHWEEIINGDFLFDRNQQQADALHNITKEEMISFVVDTNAAHCRKLSIQVIGNPPTEWAYDWASERTNYSSDVFLETHQTPSSVSVSEDQLADGSENGDWKSTTFSWEESLYEDLGSRLNLVLLPTQGENRRVRQDGNYHPWHTDDQQGHPLRAAPSVQPGPCLDHCGSCRTEQRTSHCLGHCALCQGHAQRGTGCRRPAGQKFRQEFTFPGSAGMRHSRERLQLRADTATGLQCRADHQLRESVPAASTELHQCGEWGHCGASDATAGCAQVHGSGATAAAGT; encoded by the exons ATGAACTACTATCAAATCGGACCGAATACGATCCGAGTGCAGAGCATCCTCGATCTGATGATGGAAATCCTTGAGGACCCCATCTATGAATATCTGTGCACACAGGAGAAACTGCGCTACGAGGTGTACGCCAGAGTACGGCTCTATTATGGCATTGTTGGGTACTCAATTACTGCCTCGTCGCATCAAACGAAAAAGGGAGCCAAGAATTTGGAGCGGGGCATCGATCAATTCCACCACGCGATGCTACAGATCCTCAACAAAATGCGCGACGATGAGTTTTTGCGCTCCAAGGAGAAACTCATTCAGGCGAAGCTCGCCCCTGACGACAGCCTGGCCATGGAATCGGATCGCCATTGGGAGGAGATTATCAATGGGGATTTTCTGTTCGATCGGAATCAACAACAGGCCGATGCCTTGCACAATATCACCAAAGAGGAGATGATTAGCTTCGTGGTAGACACGAATGCCGCACATTGTCGCAAACTTTCGATTCAGGTAATTGGAAATCCGCCCACCGAATGGGCGTACGATTGGGCTTCGGAAAGAACCAATTACAGCAGCGACGTCTTCCTCGAGACCCATCAGACGCCGAGCTCTGTTTCCGTTTCAGAAGATCAATTGGCCGATGGCAGTGAGAATGGGGATTGGAAGTCCACAACATTCAGTTGGGAAGAAAGCCTGTACGAGGATCTGGGCAGTCGACTGAACCTTGTACTTCTCCCCACACAAG GTGAAAACCGTCGTGTTCGACAAGACGGGAACTATCACCCATGGCACACCGATGACCAGCAAGGTCACCCTCTTCGTGCCGCCCCAAGTGTGCAGCCTGGCCCGTGCCTTGACCATTGTGGGAGCTGCCGAACAGAACAGCGAACATCCCATTGCCTCGGCCATTGTGCTCTTTGCCAAGGACATGCTCAACGTGGGACCGGCTGCCGCCGCCCAGCAGGGCAGAAATTTCGGCAAGAGTTCACATTTCCAGGCAGTGCCGGGATGCGGCATTCGCGTGAGCGTCTCCAACTACGAGCAGACACTGCGACAGGCCTGCAATGCAGAGCGGATCATCAACTACGAGAATCTGTACCGGCAGCATCCACAGAGCTCCATCAATGTGGAGAATGGGGCCACTGTGGAGCATCTGATGCCACAGCGGGATGTGCGCAAGTCCATGGAAGTGGCgcaacagcagctgctggcaCTTGA
- the LOC117186974 gene encoding nardilysin-like has translation MCSLYVELVEVHVLEQLYAAATAGISYGFTVGEKGLVLKVRGYNEKLHLVVEAIAQAIVSVADSLEESILNNYRDNLRELYFYELIKSPLLCRDIRACVIEESHWLTIDKYKSINGITLEEFKAFAKRFPQELYIQALI, from the exons ATGTGCTCTTTGTACGTCGAGTTAGTGGAGGTCCATGTACTCGAGCAGCTCTATGCGGCTGCCACTGCGGGCATAAGCTATGGCTTCACTGTCGGGGAAAAGGGTCTTGTGCTCAAGGTGCGGGGCTACAACGAGAAGCTCCATCTGGTGGTGGAGGCCATTGCCCAGGCGATTGTGAGTGTGGCCGACAGTCTCGAGGAGTCCATCCTAAATAACTATCGCGACAATCTCCGGGAGCTCTATTTTTATGAGTTGATCAAGTCGCCGCTGCTTTGCAG GGACATTCGCGCATGTGTGATTGAGGAGTCTCATTGGCTGACCATCGACAAGTACAAGAGCATCAATGGCATCACTTTGGAGGAATTCAAGGCCTTTGCTAAACGGTTCCCTCAGGAGCTGTACATTCAGGCCCTCATTTAG